In Vibrio sp. JC009, a single window of DNA contains:
- a CDS encoding heavy metal translocating P-type ATPase: MGLQFTIRHQTPYRSRIQFKALRGKAETCRKLESILNSSALKVKAEVRVITGSVILLHPKTSIEPSMIAAAVHDALQDNPVHDKALTSGVAQKSIPAEVSQSSNKKNHVSGVTLIASGAYLLYLTLKRTLFAAVSSNIGLFSFPAAATLAISYPIQREAIENLKKTKRLDTGLISTGLLYVSLFTGSVLPAYSIFWLYNLAGWLESRIKTKTRQTVREMLTQDVEKAWLYCDGVEVETEVSALKVGDIIVVHGGSAIYVDGTVIDGNGLVDEATLTGESALVEKKTGDEVFAGTLLINEKLHVRVEKNSEETRLASIVRMIENAENEQGDLQIFSQKFSRTIAPVSLTLFGGILLFSGNFLLAMSVLIITCPCALRLSTSVAVSTAMTRAIKDGVLVKGGKFIEIAAKCDAIGIDKTGTLNAPETELLSIDIRDHRFKEDSLIQIAASLQEYCSDPLGAGVITAAKKRTLDLLKCEDFEPLDAGGKATINGKEIILGRPAALSKYQQYASKTVLAELAEQRQNVICLIADKKPLALFTLGYPLRPDTKAGLARLRALGIRQLTLLTGDTRENSEYLGEELGFDSTLWEQSPEDKAQWITNYRNRHNDSVIAMVGNGVNDTPAFAVSDLSFAVADGGTDISIEYSDIVLRKECLGDVAYLLELGKATEETIKRSYSIAIGCNLAILVAATGGIISPVAGALLHNCTTLLSVVNAASINSPETEESRD; encoded by the coding sequence ATGGGCTTACAGTTTACGATTCGTCACCAGACACCTTATCGCAGCCGGATTCAGTTCAAGGCATTGCGAGGTAAGGCTGAAACCTGCCGAAAACTGGAGTCAATACTCAATAGCTCAGCCCTTAAAGTAAAGGCCGAAGTCCGGGTTATAACGGGCTCTGTTATCCTTTTGCACCCCAAAACAAGCATTGAACCATCTATGATTGCAGCCGCAGTTCATGATGCTCTGCAAGACAATCCTGTTCATGATAAGGCCCTCACTTCCGGGGTAGCACAAAAATCAATCCCTGCTGAAGTTTCACAATCAAGTAACAAGAAAAATCATGTTTCCGGAGTAACTCTAATTGCATCGGGAGCCTACCTGCTTTATCTGACCCTGAAACGAACCTTGTTTGCTGCAGTATCCTCAAATATCGGGCTTTTCAGCTTTCCTGCTGCTGCAACTCTGGCTATCTCCTACCCTATCCAACGAGAGGCCATTGAAAACCTGAAAAAAACAAAGCGACTGGATACCGGGTTAATCTCAACCGGACTCTTGTACGTTTCTCTCTTCACTGGTTCAGTATTACCAGCTTACAGTATATTCTGGCTTTACAACCTGGCCGGATGGCTGGAAAGCAGAATCAAGACAAAGACTAGGCAAACCGTTCGTGAAATGCTAACGCAGGACGTAGAAAAGGCGTGGCTGTACTGTGATGGTGTTGAAGTTGAAACCGAAGTAAGCGCACTCAAGGTGGGCGATATTATTGTCGTGCATGGCGGCTCAGCTATTTATGTTGATGGCACTGTTATTGACGGTAATGGACTTGTCGATGAAGCAACCTTAACCGGTGAAAGCGCTCTTGTAGAGAAAAAAACAGGGGATGAGGTTTTTGCCGGAACCCTGCTTATTAATGAGAAATTGCATGTTCGCGTAGAGAAAAATAGTGAAGAAACCAGACTCGCTTCTATCGTTCGTATGATAGAAAATGCGGAAAATGAGCAAGGTGACCTGCAAATTTTCAGCCAAAAATTTTCCCGGACTATCGCTCCTGTATCGCTTACGCTATTTGGCGGCATCCTGTTATTCAGCGGTAATTTTCTGCTTGCCATGTCGGTACTGATTATAACCTGTCCGTGTGCGCTCAGACTTTCCACCTCCGTTGCCGTCAGCACCGCAATGACCAGAGCTATCAAAGACGGCGTTCTGGTTAAGGGCGGGAAATTTATCGAAATAGCCGCAAAATGTGATGCTATCGGTATTGATAAAACCGGAACACTGAATGCCCCGGAAACTGAATTACTTTCCATTGATATCCGGGACCATAGATTCAAGGAAGATAGCCTCATTCAGATTGCGGCAAGCCTTCAGGAATACTGTTCCGACCCCTTAGGTGCCGGCGTAATTACAGCTGCTAAAAAGCGGACACTTGACTTGCTGAAGTGCGAAGATTTCGAACCTCTGGACGCAGGCGGCAAAGCCACCATTAACGGAAAAGAAATTATTCTGGGACGCCCCGCCGCTCTGAGTAAGTATCAGCAATACGCATCAAAAACGGTTTTAGCCGAACTGGCAGAACAGAGGCAGAATGTCATTTGCCTTATCGCAGATAAAAAGCCTCTGGCGCTATTCACACTTGGTTATCCCCTACGCCCGGATACCAAAGCAGGCCTTGCAAGACTACGGGCACTTGGTATCAGGCAGTTGACTCTGTTGACAGGAGATACCCGGGAAAATAGTGAATATCTGGGAGAAGAGTTAGGGTTTGATTCAACTCTGTGGGAGCAAAGCCCTGAAGATAAAGCGCAATGGATAACCAACTACCGTAATAGACACAACGACTCTGTAATAGCAATGGTAGGTAATGGCGTAAACGATACTCCGGCTTTTGCAGTATCTGATTTGAGCTTTGCTGTTGCTGATGGTGGTACAGATATCAGTATTGAATACAGCGATATTGTCCTGAGAAAAGAGTGTCTCGGTGATGTTGCCTATTTGCTTGAGCTGGGAAAAGCGACGGAAGAAACCATAAAAAGAAGCTACTCCATCGCTATAGGGTGCAATCTTGCCATTCTGGTGGCGGCAACAGGCGGTATCATATCCCCCGTAGCCGGAGCACTGCTACACAACTGCACCACTCTGCTCTCTGTTGTTAACGCGGCTTCAATCAATAGCCCGGAGACGGAAGAAAGCCGCGATTAG
- a CDS encoding ATP-binding cassette domain-containing protein, which translates to MIERTQIEERSIGSLLQDYPFLESFFNDNRLDISDAKECRLPEYFARFNRLEQEEKAIDPLALTGQITDFINQMLMFLGEDDEVRSITLLPGTDKSGTPEGFDSLVIKSGEVISIVGPTGSGKSRLLGDIEWVAQSDTPTGRRILINGDTPDNSWRFSSSKKLVAQLSQNMNFVMDLEVREFVSLHAESRLVQDADNIVDRIIAEANELAGEPFSADTPITSLSGGQSRALMIADTAILSSTPIVLIDEIENAGIDRKRALKLLLSEDKIVLMATHDPILALMADKRLVIKNGGIARVLETTDEERELLSTLEQLDQTLMGYRNQLRFGDSLTLIDN; encoded by the coding sequence ATGATTGAGCGTACTCAGATAGAAGAGCGTAGCATCGGCTCACTTTTGCAGGACTACCCGTTCCTGGAAAGTTTCTTCAATGACAACCGGTTGGATATCAGTGACGCAAAAGAGTGCAGACTGCCTGAATATTTTGCCCGATTTAACCGGCTTGAACAGGAAGAGAAGGCGATAGATCCTCTGGCACTTACCGGGCAGATCACAGATTTTATCAATCAGATGCTGATGTTTCTCGGTGAAGACGATGAGGTTCGCTCCATCACACTGCTTCCCGGTACAGATAAATCCGGAACACCAGAAGGGTTTGATTCACTAGTGATAAAAAGCGGTGAAGTAATTTCTATCGTTGGCCCCACAGGTTCGGGGAAAAGCCGGCTGCTTGGGGACATCGAATGGGTCGCCCAGTCCGATACACCAACCGGAAGACGAATTCTTATTAACGGCGATACGCCTGATAACTCATGGCGCTTCTCCAGCTCTAAAAAACTGGTGGCTCAGTTATCACAGAACATGAACTTTGTGATGGATCTGGAGGTTCGTGAGTTCGTCTCTCTGCACGCCGAAAGCCGCCTGGTCCAGGACGCAGACAATATCGTTGATCGCATTATTGCTGAAGCTAATGAACTGGCAGGTGAACCTTTCAGTGCCGATACACCTATCACCAGCCTTTCCGGTGGGCAATCCCGCGCTCTGATGATTGCCGATACCGCAATCCTGAGCAGTACACCAATCGTACTGATTGACGAGATAGAAAACGCTGGTATCGACCGCAAGCGAGCGCTGAAGCTTCTGCTGTCAGAAGATAAGATTGTTCTGATGGCAACCCATGACCCGATTCTGGCACTAATGGCGGACAAGCGTCTGGTCATAAAGAACGGCGGGATAGCCAGAGTTCTGGAAACAACAGATGAAGAGCGTGAACTATTAAGCACGCTTGAACAACTGGATCAAACCTTAATGGGCTACAGAAATCAGCTCCGTTTCGGGGATTCACTTACACTGATAGACAATTAA
- a CDS encoding GTP-binding protein — MNLVTVSGPPSSGKTAVILKTANALRERGLKIGVVKFDCLYTDDDVLYEKAGIPVKKGLSGSMCPDHYFVSNIEEIVRWGLSEEMDLLISESAGLCNRCSPYVKEIKAVCVIDNLSGVNTPKKIGPMLKSADIVVITKGDIVSQAEREVFASKVNLVNPAATIMHINGLTGQGCFELSTLLHEDKKAVETLVGSELRFTMPSALCSYCLGETRIGDNYQMGNVRKIDMEGDA, encoded by the coding sequence ATGAATCTGGTAACCGTATCCGGTCCTCCTTCATCGGGTAAAACAGCGGTCATTCTTAAAACCGCCAACGCCCTGAGAGAACGTGGCCTGAAAATTGGAGTGGTTAAGTTCGACTGCCTGTATACCGACGACGATGTTCTGTATGAAAAGGCTGGTATTCCGGTTAAAAAAGGGCTTTCCGGCTCTATGTGCCCGGACCATTACTTTGTCAGTAATATTGAAGAGATTGTCCGCTGGGGTCTGTCGGAAGAGATGGATTTGCTAATCAGTGAATCGGCTGGTCTGTGTAACCGCTGCTCTCCTTATGTAAAAGAGATCAAAGCCGTGTGCGTGATAGATAACCTGAGCGGAGTGAATACCCCGAAAAAAATTGGTCCTATGCTGAAATCAGCCGATATCGTGGTTATTACCAAAGGTGATATCGTTAGTCAGGCGGAGCGTGAGGTGTTTGCCTCCAAAGTGAACCTGGTTAACCCAGCAGCAACCATTATGCACATCAACGGACTAACCGGACAGGGCTGCTTCGAACTGAGCACCCTGTTGCACGAGGATAAAAAAGCCGTCGAAACTCTGGTCGGCAGCGAGCTGAGATTTACTATGCCATCCGCACTCTGCTCATACTGCCTTGGCGAAACCCGTATCGGTGACAACTACCAGATGGGTAATGTCCGCAAGATAGATATGGAGGGGGATGCATGA
- a CDS encoding ABC transporter substrate-binding protein, with protein MINQQSTLFDITEKYPETIPVFVSNGFPQMEDAAKRTTIGKSITLNAAVSMKKMDLDSFIRLLEEAISRSSDDTDITLNQDKLKPVNSDGLNVVGILPCPVRIPLMEKWNAYLNSRKESGKAEVNHELKAASMGLDWVQKNIDGVEDPDKLPDLFMSAGFDMFFDKQRFGRFRREGVFTDLTDIEQYNVDFSDLDIKDPQGLYSIISVVPSLFLVNTEELGDREAPRSWEDLLDPKFENSVSLPVSDFDLFNAILLNIHKKYGDNGVQALGRSLLESMHPAQMVRSDEQPKQNKPAVTIMPYFFSKMVKEGGPLQAVWPEDGSIISPIFMLAKSAKAQELKEIVDFFASEEVGNLLAVQGLFPSTNPNVSNVLPENSPFMWLGWDYIEQHDLSQLITHCEGLFNGATQGAQKTCSGGCCS; from the coding sequence ATGATTAATCAACAAAGTACCCTGTTTGATATTACTGAAAAATACCCAGAGACCATTCCGGTATTCGTATCCAACGGATTCCCTCAGATGGAAGATGCAGCAAAGCGCACAACCATAGGCAAAAGTATCACCCTGAATGCCGCCGTAAGTATGAAAAAGATGGATCTGGACTCCTTTATCCGTTTGCTGGAAGAAGCCATCAGCCGTAGCTCCGATGATACCGATATCACTCTGAATCAGGATAAACTAAAACCCGTTAATTCGGACGGGCTAAACGTGGTTGGTATCTTACCCTGCCCGGTTCGGATTCCCTTAATGGAAAAGTGGAACGCTTATCTGAACAGCCGCAAAGAATCCGGCAAAGCAGAAGTTAACCATGAGCTTAAAGCCGCTTCTATGGGGCTGGACTGGGTTCAAAAAAATATCGATGGTGTTGAAGACCCGGATAAGCTGCCGGATCTGTTTATGTCTGCCGGCTTTGATATGTTTTTCGACAAACAGCGCTTTGGCCGTTTCCGCCGTGAGGGTGTATTTACAGATCTGACAGATATTGAACAATACAATGTAGATTTTAGCGATCTTGACATCAAAGACCCGCAGGGGCTTTATTCCATTATTTCCGTGGTTCCGTCGCTGTTCCTGGTCAATACAGAAGAGCTGGGAGACAGAGAAGCACCGCGTTCATGGGAAGACCTGCTCGATCCAAAATTTGAAAACAGCGTATCACTTCCGGTATCCGATTTTGACCTTTTTAACGCCATCCTGCTGAATATTCATAAGAAATACGGTGATAACGGTGTTCAGGCACTCGGGCGTAGCCTACTTGAGTCCATGCACCCTGCCCAGATGGTCAGAAGTGATGAGCAGCCTAAGCAGAATAAACCGGCTGTTACTATCATGCCTTACTTCTTCTCAAAAATGGTGAAAGAAGGCGGTCCGCTGCAGGCAGTCTGGCCGGAAGACGGCTCAATTATCAGTCCTATTTTTATGCTGGCCAAAAGCGCTAAAGCGCAGGAACTGAAAGAAATTGTGGATTTCTTTGCTTCTGAAGAGGTAGGTAACCTGCTTGCGGTTCAGGGGCTTTTCCCCAGCACCAACCCGAATGTATCCAATGTGCTTCCGGAGAACAGTCCATTTATGTGGCTGGGCTGGGACTATATTGAGCAGCATGACCTTTCACAACTGATTACCCACTGCGAAGGCCTGTTTAACGGCGCAACCCAAGGGGCACAAAAAACTTGTAGCGGAGGTTGCTGTTCATGA
- a CDS encoding Rrf2 family transcriptional regulator, producing the protein MNSLINISEGTSLAIHGLGLLAQQAPQRLSVKAAAQRLSASEAHLAKVFGKLQKQGWVNSTRGPAGGFSLSVSPDELTFLDVYELFQEKIHMNACPLGRSCCPFDDCMFDGRIHKLNLEVYNTLKNTTITDLNSADKERR; encoded by the coding sequence ATGAATAGTCTAATCAATATTTCTGAAGGCACATCGCTGGCGATTCATGGGCTAGGGTTGCTTGCCCAGCAGGCACCACAGCGCCTGAGCGTTAAAGCAGCAGCTCAGCGCCTGTCTGCATCCGAAGCCCACCTGGCAAAAGTGTTCGGAAAACTTCAGAAACAAGGTTGGGTAAACTCAACCCGCGGTCCTGCAGGTGGATTTTCACTTTCTGTCTCACCGGATGAACTGACTTTTCTTGATGTTTATGAACTGTTTCAGGAAAAAATTCATATGAACGCCTGCCCACTGGGGCGCTCATGTTGCCCTTTCGACGACTGCATGTTTGACGGGCGGATACATAAACTGAACCTGGAAGTCTACAACACGCTGAAGAACACCACTATTACTGATCTGAACTCCGCAGATAAAGAACGGAGATAA
- a CDS encoding putative manganese transporter, with protein sequence MVPTQISDTLTRWITNTQFKPKYRRALLPIVMLTLIAADPTRDLAVNALSDAFWAVSAYVAFTLAIYHYFSVFINRDNGIVRLYSYSRNYQVLFAAILGALPGCGGAIIVTTQFISGRVGFGAVVAVLTATMGDAAFLLLASKPDIGSAVVATGVVVGAITGWGVNALHQDDFLRPTNLTGGATRHNSSRPTRLEQMAINLQGKVWRLLLIPATIIAFMGSFQVDVNEALNLPGMTIEWIGAILIIICMTLWALTKEIEDYESSVSEDKKCIASHPLQKTAQDTNFVTAWVVMAFLAFELATSFAGINLSALFSHWGIWLPLAGLTIGLLPGCGPQILVTSLYISGAVPLSAQLANAISNDGDALFPALALAPKAALVATFYSALPAFFVGYGYYFFFEI encoded by the coding sequence ATGGTTCCAACACAGATTAGCGATACCCTCACACGCTGGATAACCAATACACAGTTCAAGCCCAAATATAGAAGAGCCTTGTTGCCTATTGTTATGCTTACGCTTATTGCCGCTGATCCAACTAGAGACCTGGCGGTTAATGCGCTTTCTGACGCCTTTTGGGCTGTGTCGGCATACGTTGCCTTTACTCTGGCGATTTACCATTATTTTTCAGTATTTATAAACAGAGACAACGGCATCGTTCGGCTTTATAGCTACTCACGAAACTATCAGGTGCTATTTGCTGCGATACTGGGGGCGCTACCAGGCTGCGGTGGGGCTATCATTGTCACTACCCAGTTTATCAGTGGCCGGGTCGGATTTGGTGCAGTAGTCGCTGTTTTGACCGCCACTATGGGTGATGCAGCATTCTTATTGCTAGCCAGTAAGCCAGATATTGGTTCGGCTGTCGTAGCGACAGGCGTTGTTGTCGGTGCGATTACAGGCTGGGGTGTCAATGCCCTTCACCAGGACGATTTTCTGCGCCCTACAAACTTAACTGGGGGCGCTACCAGGCATAACAGTTCAAGACCTACTCGTTTAGAGCAGATGGCCATCAACCTTCAAGGTAAAGTATGGCGCTTGTTACTGATTCCTGCGACTATTATCGCCTTTATGGGCTCCTTTCAGGTTGATGTGAACGAAGCGCTGAACCTACCCGGTATGACCATAGAGTGGATAGGTGCAATTCTCATTATTATCTGTATGACCCTATGGGCGCTAACCAAAGAGATTGAAGACTATGAGTCCTCGGTATCAGAAGATAAGAAATGCATTGCCTCTCACCCTCTACAGAAAACGGCTCAGGATACTAACTTTGTAACAGCCTGGGTAGTGATGGCCTTCCTGGCTTTTGAATTGGCTACAAGCTTTGCAGGGATCAATCTATCAGCCCTGTTTTCTCACTGGGGTATTTGGCTGCCTCTGGCTGGTCTTACCATCGGGTTGTTGCCCGGTTGCGGCCCACAAATTTTGGTTACAAGCCTTTATATTTCTGGAGCTGTACCACTATCGGCTCAGTTAGCTAATGCCATATCCAACGATGGAGATGCCCTGTTCCCTGCATTGGCATTAGCACCGAAGGCTGCGCTGGTGGCAACCTTTTACTCTGCTCTTCCAGCGTTTTTCGTAGGCTACGGTTACTACTTTTTTTTCGAAATATGA
- a CDS encoding TMEM165/GDT1 family protein, producing the protein MNHTLEFFSSSFLAFGMIFLTEIGDKSQLVCMTLASKHKAKPVAIGAITAFSLLNILAVTVGGSLSRFIPETWLTIAAACLFIMFGLHSLLAREDEEDSQANKKITTRSILITTFMLIFLAELGDKTQLAVVTMSTTHLPLLVWLGATFALATTSLMGIFAGRKLLARLNINLLHKISGLFFISFAIVLLSDLY; encoded by the coding sequence ATGAACCACACACTTGAATTCTTTTCCTCATCATTTCTTGCATTTGGAATGATTTTTCTTACTGAAATCGGTGACAAAAGTCAGCTAGTATGTATGACCCTGGCCTCAAAGCATAAGGCTAAACCTGTCGCAATTGGCGCGATAACGGCGTTTTCCCTACTTAACATTCTGGCAGTAACTGTTGGTGGCAGCTTATCTCGCTTTATCCCTGAAACCTGGCTTACCATTGCTGCTGCTTGTTTATTTATAATGTTCGGTTTGCATTCGTTACTCGCCAGAGAGGACGAAGAAGATTCTCAGGCTAATAAGAAGATAACTACACGCAGTATATTGATTACTACCTTTATGTTGATCTTTCTTGCCGAACTGGGTGACAAAACTCAGCTAGCCGTAGTGACCATGAGCACAACGCATCTGCCTCTGCTAGTGTGGCTTGGCGCAACTTTTGCCTTAGCTACGACTTCCCTGATGGGAATATTTGCGGGTCGTAAGCTGTTAGCGCGACTCAATATTAACCTGTTGCACAAAATAAGCGGCCTGTTTTTTATTAGTTTTGCCATAGTGCTACTTTCAGATTTGTACTGA
- the dmeF gene encoding CDF family Co(II)/Ni(II) efflux transporter DmeF, protein MNTAIGHQHDFTSHSQRGEKRTLYVLLLTVTAMIAEIVAGTLFGSMALLADGWHMGTHAAAFCITLFAYHYAKKHAYDERFSFGTGKVSVLGGYTSAIALGIVALLMVIESVHRLFNPQAIQFNEAIMVAVIGLAVNLASMFLLHEHHHDHGHGHSHERHQHDHHDHNLRAAYMHVLADALTSILAIVALLFGKYYGWNWLDALMGIVGALVIGKWTLGLMKQSAPILLDENIEKAYMKRIKAALAPFATVTDIHVWKVSGHHYSAAVTLVSNCDKTVDEYQQILSQFDKIRHLTIEVH, encoded by the coding sequence ATGAATACAGCAATCGGACATCAACACGACTTTACTTCTCATAGTCAGCGGGGTGAAAAACGAACTCTGTATGTTCTGCTGCTCACCGTCACCGCAATGATTGCAGAGATTGTGGCAGGTACTCTCTTTGGCTCTATGGCGTTACTGGCAGATGGCTGGCATATGGGAACACATGCTGCGGCTTTCTGTATTACTCTTTTTGCTTATCACTATGCAAAAAAACATGCATACGATGAAAGGTTTTCATTTGGCACAGGCAAGGTAAGCGTCTTAGGAGGCTATACCAGTGCGATAGCTCTGGGCATTGTGGCTCTGCTGATGGTGATTGAGTCTGTACACCGCCTGTTTAATCCTCAGGCGATTCAGTTTAACGAAGCGATAATGGTAGCCGTTATCGGTCTTGCTGTTAACCTGGCCAGTATGTTTTTACTTCATGAGCATCATCATGACCACGGACACGGTCATTCGCATGAGCGTCACCAGCATGATCATCACGACCATAATCTCAGAGCCGCTTATATGCATGTACTGGCAGACGCTTTAACCTCCATTCTGGCGATCGTCGCTTTGTTATTTGGTAAGTATTACGGCTGGAATTGGCTGGATGCGCTAATGGGAATTGTTGGTGCGCTTGTCATAGGTAAGTGGACTCTGGGTTTAATGAAGCAAAGTGCTCCTATTTTGCTGGACGAGAATATCGAGAAGGCCTACATGAAAAGAATTAAGGCTGCTCTGGCTCCATTTGCTACAGTTACAGATATTCATGTATGGAAAGTCAGCGGGCATCACTATTCCGCTGCGGTTACGTTAGTATCTAATTGCGATAAAACCGTGGACGAATATCAACAAATTCTTTCACAGTTTGATAAGATCCGACATCTGACTATTGAAGTTCACTAA
- a CDS encoding MarR family transcriptional regulator → MQKLEKLSQTLTEFYDKMSSWEQSVVRETGYSLAQVHTIEVLGIHGALRMKELAQKLGITTGTLTVQIEKLVNAGVIERCAHPNDRRAIVVKLTEEGQKIHHHHNQLHLDLVQDLTRDLKPDQEDVLLTCLEKMNQEF, encoded by the coding sequence ATGCAAAAACTAGAAAAACTGAGCCAAACGCTGACAGAATTTTACGACAAGATGTCCTCATGGGAGCAGTCTGTGGTCAGAGAAACCGGGTATTCTCTGGCGCAGGTACATACGATTGAGGTACTGGGTATTCACGGTGCTCTGAGAATGAAAGAGCTGGCACAGAAGCTGGGAATTACAACGGGCACTTTGACGGTTCAGATCGAAAAACTGGTTAATGCTGGTGTGATTGAGCGGTGTGCTCACCCTAACGACCGCCGGGCTATTGTGGTAAAACTGACTGAAGAAGGGCAAAAAATCCACCACCATCACAATCAGTTACACCTGGATCTGGTACAAGATCTTACAAGAGATCTGAAGCCGGATCAGGAAGATGTGCTGCTGACATGTCTGGAGAAAATGAATCAGGAGTTCTGA
- a CDS encoding EcsC family protein, with product MDAYEQEQLAEIEKWKQEEPGLASQTLSTVTKPLSWLASKVIPTTLVQKAIDGFDSISQGSLNSKDILKEAKVSSIKELRHKNLEECDALAKSVHNWANGMAGASGGVFGATGVGGVPLDLATLITLSLRTIHKVGLCYGFENLNQQFVLGVLAVSSAGNRSEKRESLELVREVEQVVIYEISEDAVRDTLISKAVSKSVFSARGVSKQLGQYLAQRKSLQVVPVVGGVVSGVSNISFVSDVAWAARRICQEMWLIENGRLDP from the coding sequence ATGGACGCATATGAACAGGAACAGCTTGCTGAAATTGAAAAATGGAAGCAGGAAGAGCCCGGTCTGGCCAGCCAGACACTTTCTACTGTTACTAAACCTCTGTCATGGCTTGCCTCAAAGGTCATACCTACAACGCTTGTCCAAAAGGCGATTGATGGGTTTGATTCCATTTCCCAGGGCTCACTTAATTCCAAAGATATATTAAAAGAGGCTAAGGTTTCCTCTATAAAAGAGTTGAGACACAAAAACCTTGAGGAGTGCGACGCCCTGGCCAAAAGCGTCCATAACTGGGCGAACGGTATGGCCGGAGCCAGTGGTGGTGTTTTTGGTGCTACCGGGGTGGGCGGAGTTCCTCTTGATCTGGCTACACTTATCACCCTTTCCTTAAGGACCATTCATAAAGTCGGCCTCTGCTATGGGTTCGAAAACCTGAATCAACAGTTTGTGCTGGGAGTTCTGGCTGTATCCAGCGCAGGGAACAGAAGCGAAAAAAGAGAGTCGCTTGAGTTGGTCAGGGAGGTGGAGCAAGTGGTCATTTATGAAATCAGTGAAGATGCTGTGCGCGATACCCTGATATCTAAAGCTGTTAGTAAGAGTGTATTTAGTGCCCGTGGAGTCAGCAAACAGCTTGGTCAATATCTGGCACAACGCAAGTCACTGCAGGTTGTTCCCGTGGTTGGTGGTGTAGTTAGCGGCGTGAGCAATATCTCTTTTGTTTCCGATGTTGCCTGGGCCGCCCGGCGTATCTGCCAGGAGATGTGGCTGATTGAAAACGGTCGTCTGGATCCGTAG